Genomic window (Eremothecium sinecaudum strain ATCC 58844 chromosome VI, complete sequence):
GGCATGGACGATAGTATGGGGGACGACCATAGCGGCAGCAACATGGATTCCATGGCGGCGAATTCTAATCACATGATGAATACAGTGTTCTCTACTTCATACAGAGGATATCCAGTGCTTTTCAGTAATTTACATGCATCCACACGCGGCGAAGGGTTTGGAATTTTTCTACTGATCATATTGCTTTGCTTAACTTACAAAGCGGTTATTTTTCTCAGTTGGTGCTTAGAAGTGAAATGGTTTAAAACCATTGGTGCAGATTCCCAGCGTCGAATTGTTGATGATGACCAATATAAATCTTCCAGTTCATTGAATTCTACGAATAAATTCACGGATGACCTCGAGGGGGCTCGGATTCTACCAACGTTACCTACATTAATGTTTGATATATTTGCACCTTCGTGGCCCGAATTGATGCAAGATTTGACAAGACTAGTTCTGACATTTATTTCTACGATGTTAATCTATGCAACGATGTTGGTAGCGATGACCTACGTTGTGTTGTACTTCTTTGCTGTTGTTCTAGGCTTGGCCTTGGCAGAGTCGTTTTTCAACAGAATTAAAATTGTCCTTGTCAAAAGATGGGAACTCAAGCGGGAGATCCGTAGACGTTCGAACTGCCCAGGCGGGGGAAATTGCGAGCCTGGATGCGGTCAAGCTACTAAAACTGATGCACGCAGCTCACAAGATAACAGAACAGCCCCTTTATTGAGACAAGAGCAAAAGAAGAGTTGCTGCTGTGATCCTGTTGATCCTAGCGAATTCGAAGAAGATTTGATAAGGGAGGCTAATGAAGCTGTTAAAGAAAGGGAACTTGCAGGGAACATGGATGTGAGTTTAATGCCTGCTGAAAAGTTCAGATAGTTGGATTGTCAGCCATTTTCTATTGATGTTTATTAATTTAAATTTAATTAATCTTAAAAAACCGAATCCTATGGTTCGGAATCACGGCATAGTCAGCTAATATATATGTCTAGTTTGGCCATGTAATACATATTGCCAATGACCCTTGATTGAAACTTGGGTGCTTTTGCACGATAGCGcaaatttttttttttttttcatcTTTAGTTTGAATGGCAAAACAGATTTGAAGTTCTCATATAAAAGAGATATTTTGTTATTGCAAGTAAAACAAGCAATTTTAATTACGGTTTCCATATAGCCGCATAGTGCTTTACTAGTCGCTATTATTACTAGCGTTTATTTTTATCGCCTGGAATAGAAAAGATATAGCTATAGGTAAGCCTTCAGATGTCAGGTGAGGAAATTGCTGCAGAAAAGGTTAGGGAAAAACCCGAAATCGAAGATAGTATTGGTGGAGAAGGAGATGTTCCAAgtgatgaagaagaaggagaTGATGTGTTTGATTCCtctgaagaagatgatgacttagatgatgatgaagaagaagctagGAAAATTAAAGAAGGTTTCATAGTATCTGACGATGAAGAGGATGTATCGTCCTCaaggaagaaaagaaagagaaaacATAAGCGTAGAGCCCAAGAGGATGAAGACCATGGGAAGCTGTCAGAGGATGATTTGGATCTTTTGATGGAAAATGCTGGTGTAAAGCGCTCCACGCGACCAACGGCGGAGGGTGGTAAAGGTAAATTTAAAAGATTAAAAAGAGTCGGTACATCTAATGAAGGTGAAGTTAATGAGCAACGGTCAACTGTAAAATCTGGCGTTAATAGACTAGAAGATTTTTTCTcggaagaagaagatgaggaagaatTGGATGACAATGAGGAGCGTAGTGTCAGATCTACTAAGAAGGATGTTATAGACGAATTAGATGATTTTATCGAAGACGATGAATTttctgatgaagatgaagagaCTAGACAACAAAGGAAGAAATTGAAGCAACAAAGAAGTAAACAGTCTGTTCAAATTACTGGCCTATCCTCTGACAAGATCGATGAAATGTATGAAATCTTTGGTGACGGCCATGATTACGATTGGGCCTTGGCTGTTGAGAATGAAGAAGACTTAGAAAATGTTGAAGAACTAAATGAAGAGGAGGATTCAGATGATCCAGCAGAACagaaaaagaaaaagatCACTCTACAGGATATTTATGATTTGCAGGATCTTAAGAAGAACTTGATGACTGAGGAGGATATAGTTATAAGGCGGTCAGATATTCCAGAAAGATATCAAGAACTAAGGGTTGGTTTGCAAAACTATGGCCATCTAACACCTGATGACCAGCTTTTAGAACAAAACTGGATTAGTGATAAAATCGCCGTTGACAAAAACTTCGACCCTTCATATGATCTAACCGAATTCAAGGAGGCTATTGGAAATGCAGTAAAGTTTATTAGTAAAGAAAACTTAGAGGTTTCCTTCATTTATGCATATCGTCGTAACTACATCTCATCGAGAGACAAAAACGGGTTCATCTTGACTGAGGATGACTTATGGGATATTGTGTTTTACGACATTGAGTTCCACAGTATTATTTACAAACGAGACTACGTCAAGAAATTCTATGAGCAACTAAATGTGGATGATCCAATTGTCAATGAATATTTTAACGATGAAGCTATGACAGAATTGAATTCTTTGCAAGACATCTACAATTATTTGGAGTTTAAATACGCCCATGAAATTAACGAAGCGCTTCTTGCAGACTCAACTAGTGGAACTAAAAAACACCTGAAGAACTCCAGCTACGAAAAGTTCAAGAGCAGTGCATTGTACCAGGTAATAAACGACGTGGGTATAACCGCCGAACAGATTGGTCAAAATATTGCTGCAGAAACACAGATTCACCCTGTTACAGATCATCCAAATAGTAAACCAGCCGAGTCTATAACTGCCGTGTTGGAGTCTTCAGGTTCAGATCTTCAAGTATTTGCTAAGAACCATAAATTGGCCTGCGACACTGTTCAAAAGTATTACTCTTTAGAGATTGGCAATAATCCAAAGGTCAGGCAAAAAGTGAGAACGGACTTTTATAAGTACTATATTGTTGATGTGGTGTTAACAACCAAGGGTAAGAAAGAAATACAGAGAGGATCACCATATGAAGACATTAAATACGCGATAAACAGGACTCCGAATCAATTCCGTACAGCTCCTGATGTGTTCCTTCGTATGCTTGAGGCAGAATCATTACATTTGTTAAATATCAAAATTCACATGTCTTCACAAAGTCAGTATTGTGATCATTTATTCCAAACTGCACTTGAAACTACTAATACCTCCGAAATTGCCATTGAGTGGAATAGTTTTAGGCGGTCTGCATTCTATCGCGCTTTGGACAAGATCTTCAATGACATTTCACAAGAAATTAAAGATGAATTGAAAAAGACCACCCAAAAGTTAGTTGCTAACAGTGTTCGCCGTAGATTTATGTCCCGGTTAGACCAAGCCCCTTTTATACCAAATCCTAGAGAGCCAAAGATACCTAGAGTTTTAACGGTAAGTTACGGTCAAGGTAGATTTGGTGTAGACGCTGTTATTGCGGTATTACTTAACAGAAAGGGAGATTTTGTTAAAGACTACAAGATTGTTCAGAATCCTTTTGATAGGGATAATCCACAAGCTTTTGAGGCAGCTTTTGACAATATCATACAGGAAGCCCAGCCAAATGTGATTGGTATTAATGGTACCAATCCAAAGACACAAAAATTGTTTAAAAAGTTGCAGGAGGTGATCCAAAAGAAACAGCTTGTTGATAAGAAAGGCCATAACATTCCAGTCATATTTGTTGAGGATGAAATTGCAACACGTTATCAAGCAAGCGAGCGCGCAGCACAAGAATTCCCAAATAAACCAACATTGGTAAAATACTGTATTGCATTAGCTAGGTATGTGCACTCACCGCTACTAGAATACGTTAATTTATCAATGGAAGAGTTACAGTCGTTGTCCATTCATCCCCATCAATCTTTGCTTCCTCGCCATATTTTCCAAAGAGCGTTGGAAACGTCGTTTGTTGATATTGTGAATTTAGTTGGTACCGAAGTTAATAAGGCGAATGACAATTCATACTATGCTAGTGTCTTGCAATATGTTGCTGGATTTGGTAAGCGTAAAGCTATGGATTTCTTGGGATCATTACAACGGTTGAACGAACCACTATTAGCTCGTCAACAGTTAATCACTCATGACATTTTGCACATGACTATTTTCATGAACTCTGCAGGATTTTTATACATATCTTGGAATGAAAAAAGTCAGCGGTATGAAGATTTGGAACATGATCACCTGGACAGCACTAGAATTCACCCTGAAGATTATCATTTGGCAACAAAAGTTGCTGCAGATGCGTTAGAATACGACCCAGATGCTATTCGTGAAAAGGAAGAGCAAGGTACAATGAGTGAATTCATTGAACTTCTTCGTGAAGATCCAGACAGGAGGTCTAAATTAGAATCCTTGAACCTAGAGGCTTATGCAGAAGAGTTGGAGAGAACCACCGGACAAAGGAAGTTGAACAACTTAAATACTATCGTTCTAGAACTTCTTGAAGGCTTTGAGGAGCTAAGAAATGACTTCCATCCTCTGCATGGCGATGAGATTTTTACAACCCTCACAGGTGAGACGGACAAAACTTTCTTCAAAGGTAGTATTATTCCTGTTAGGATAGAAAGATTCAAGCACAATGATATAATTTGTGTTTCCAACTCTCAAGTAGAGTGTATTGTTAATGCCCAAAGACATTTAGGTGCTCAGCTAAAGCGTGCTGCGTCAGAAATCTATGAAGTGGGAAAAACATACCCCGCTAAGGTTATTTTCATTGATTACGAGAACATTAGTGCTGAGGTGTCTCTGTTGGACCACGACATTAAACACCAATACATTCCTGTTGATTATAGCAAGGATCCTGCCATCTGGAACTTAAAGCAAGAACTAGAAGACGTCGaggaggaaaagaagatATCTATGGCAGAGGCTCGTGCTAAAAGAACACATAGGGTTATTAACCATCCTTACTATTTTCCATTCAATGTAAAGCAGGCTGAAGACTATTTAAGAAGTAAAGAGCGCGGTGAATTTGTCATTCGTCAGTCATCGCGGGGCGACGATCACCTAGCGATTACATGGAAATTAGACAAAGATCTTTTCCAACATGTAGACATACAGGAGTTAAACAAGGAGAATCCACTTGCTTTGGGTCGTACGTTGATAGTTGATGGAAATCAATTCAATGATCTGGACCACATTATAGTCGAGTATCTCCAGAACAAGATTAAGCTATTGAACGAGATTACTTCAAATGAAAAGTTCAAGAGAGGTACAAAAAGGGAAGTTATACAGTTCATTGAAGATTACTCGAAGGTCAACCCTAATAGATCTGTCTACTATCTAAGTTTCAACTACGAGCACCCCGGCTGGTTCTATCTTATGTTCAAAATTAACGCTCAATCAAAATTATACACGTGGAACGTAAAACTGACACATAATGGATTTTCTTTGGCTGACTATAACTACCCTACTGTCATTCAGCTCTGCAATGGATTCAAGACACTTTTAAAATCAAGTAGTAAATCCAGACCTCAAGAATTAAATAACGGTGGTTACTATGGTTATTGAGTGATCATTGTCGACTGTGATAAATTTCGGCTCTCAAGCCTTGTAGTATAGGAATGTAAATAATGAAACATATTATCCAATAAGCCCCATTGATGTTCTTGAGTCTCTATTAAATTTTCTTCGATTTATTTAGTAAGGTACTAAGTTGCACGTATTCCGTGATAATGTATCTGGCCTCAACATAATTTTCCTTTTGACAAATACTTAACGTAATATACATAACCGAGACCCGGAATAATTTATTTTATACAAGAACGTAACATACAACCTACACTTCTTATTTCAAAACTAAGAATTGGTTGTGACTTATTGAAACTTCACgagcaataattgcaattaCCTTTCTATAAAAAGACATGCACAGTATAAAATTTTTCAGCAGCAGAACTGTTACCAGAGCTGCACGCTTCAATTGCGCCCCTGCATATTATAGAGGCGTCATCGTTGGTAGACGTTATTATTCCAAAAGTGAGGATGGTAACAAGAAGAACCAGCTGTCCACCTCTGAAAATCCATTGGTACCGGTAAGTAAGGATCCGAAAGCAGCTAAGCCTACCCTGTGGTCACGTGTGAAACATGAAGCCCAGCATTATTGGGATGGAACCAAGTTGTTGGGTCTCGACGTCAAGATCTCATTTAAACTGGTGATGAAGATGGCTGCTGGTTATGAGCTAACACGTCGTGAAAAGATCCAGTTGAAGAGAACCACGACTGATATGATTCGTTTGATTCCATTTAGCGCATTTGTTATTGTGCCGTTTGCCGAACTACTGCTTCCAATTGCTTTGAAGTTGTTCCCTAACATGCTGCCATCGACCTATGAGTCTAAAAAAGATAAGCAAAAGAAGTTGGATAGTTTGAGGAAGACCAGAGCCGTAATGTCTGAGATTATCAAGGACAGCAAGCCACACCTGAAGACCAACACTATAGATGAAGGCCAAAGACTCGTTTTTACACAATTTTACAAGCACGTTAGAGAGACAGGTGAACCAGAATCTCGTGAGCAGTTAGTCCAAGTTGCCCGTTTGTTTACAGATGATACCGTCCTGGATAACCTCCCCCGCCCTCAGTTGGTGGCTCTCGCAAAGTATATTAACTTGCAGCCATTTGGAACGGATGTTATGTTGCGTTACCGTATCCGTTACAAGATGTTGGAATTGAAGAAAGACGATTTTGCCATTTATTACGAAGGCGTTGACTCTTTAGATCCAAACGAGCTGCGTCTTGCATGTGCAAGCAGAGGTATCAGAAATGTCAATGTTAATGACTCCGTTTTGCGTGAAAACCTCAACAACTGGCTAAATCTAAGATTGAAAGACAAAATTCCATCCAGTCTTTTGATCATGACCACTGCCTACACCTATGGTGACATCAGTTCAACTAAGTCCCTTTACGACGCATTGTGCGACGTGTTGAGTGGTATTCCAGACGAACTATACCATGAAGTCAAGGTTAACGTTGTAGAAGAAGCCAACGCTACCCACAAGTCCAAGATGGCCCAGCTAAAGGAGCAGGAGGAAATTATGAAGGAGGAAGAACAGCAAGAGAAAGATGCTGTTGTCAAGGTCAAGGATGAGTTAAGCTTGGACGAACTAGATGAAAAGGCTGCCCAAGTCACCAAAGTTGCTGAGAAGACCAAATAGTCGCTCTAATCCGCGCTTTCTTTCGGCACTTATAAATCTCATACTACCAAAAAACATACCACTTGTACATAACTTATCAATGCTGCACCATGGAAAGGTCCAAATTATAAATAGAATATGCATATGTTGCCGTCGTCAAAGAAATTGAACTGACCGATCTAGCTATGCATAATTAAATTAAACCACGGGAACAATTTTGTTATATAGGCATGTGTTGTAATTACGACGCGGAGTAATATTAGAAAAACGGCCGTAACAACGCATTAACATTTAAGTTCTAAGAACTTAAAGTTAAATAAAATACAGTCAATAAACCGCATTAGTTAGCCCCTTTTGTAACTTGTAATCTATTATACGACATAAATAACTTCGTTGAAAACTCACTTACCCGGAGCAAAAATGGAAGCTGTAGATTCAATAGATTCTGTAATTAGGCGCCGTGAAGCCGAAAAAAAATTTCTACGAGAATAAACGTAAAATTCATGAACATGGTGAGAGGGTTTGTTTATCTGAATGTTTAAGAGCTTTAGTTTACCAAGCTCATTCAAACTTTTGCAAAGACAGGTTTTATTTCCTAGGTGCTATAAATCAAGTTTATCCACGGTTAAGTCATCTATTCTAGCGATGTCTAGTGAAGAACAAAAGTTGCCAAAGGTTGATCCATCTACTGGGGAAATCATCATTAATCCTCTAAAAGAAGATGGCAGTCCTAAATCTAGTAAGGAGATAgagaaagaaaagaagaaggctgAAAAGTTGCTGAAATTTGCGGCTAAACAAGCCAAGAAGGCCGAAAACCAAGCGAACCAACAGAAAAATCAAAGtaaaaaggaaaagaagaagaaggagacCGAGGTTATTCCTGAGTTTATTGATAAAACTGTTCCAGGAGAGAAGAAAATCTTAGTTTCATTGGAAGATCCTGCTTTGAAGGCTTACAATCCTGCCAACGTTGAATCTTCTTGGTATGAATGGTGGAACAAATCTGGATATTTTGAGCCCGAGTTCACTGCTGAGGGTGACGTTAAACCTGAGGGTGTATTCTGTATTCCAGCGCCACCTCCAAATGTTACTGGTGCCCTTCACATTGGCCATGCACTTACAATTGCCATCCAAGATTCTTTGATAAGATATAACCGTATGAAGGGTAAGACTGTTTTGTTCTTGCCTGGTTTTGATCATGCTGGTATTGCTACTCAATCTGTTGTTGAGAAACAGCTTTGGGCCAAGGAAAGAAAGACTAGACATGACTTTACCCGTGAAGATTTCTTGAAGAAGGTCTGGGACTGGAAGGAGCTTTACCACCAAAAGATCAAAAGCCAAATCAAGAAGTTAGGTGCTTCTTACGACTGGTCACACGAGGCTTTTACATTGGATCCAAAGTATTCTGAAGCTGTCACTGAAGCTTTTGTGAGATTGCATGAGGACGGCATCATTTACCGTGCTTCTCGTTTGGTGAACTGGTCTGTGGCACTAAACACTGCTATCTCCAACTTGGAAGTTGAAAATAAGGAAGTTAAAGGTAGAACTTTAATTTCTGTTCCAGGTTATGAGGATAAGGTGGAGTTTGGTGTTTTGACTTCTTTTGCCTACCCAGTTATCGATTCAGATGAGAAATTGATTGTCGCTACTACTAGACCTGAAACTATTTTTGGTGATACTGCCGTTGCTATCCACCCTGATGATCCACGTTACACTCACCTACATGGTAAGTTTGTTCAACATCCATTTTTGCCACGTAAAATACCAATTGTTTGCGACAGTGAAGCTGTTGACATGTCTTTCGGTACCGGTGCAGTTAAGATTACTCCTGGCCATGACCAAAACGATTACAACACTGGTAAGCGTCACAACCTAGAGATAATTAATATTCTAACTGAAAATGGTTTGTTAAACGAGGAGTGTGGTCCTGAATGGGAGGGTATGAAGAGATTTGATGCCAGAAAGCTTGTTATTGAGAAGTTAAAGGAAGCTGGCCTCTACATTGACCAAAAAGACAATGAAATGGTAATTCCAACATGCTCGAGATCTGGTGATATAATTGAACCATACTTGAAGCCACAATGGTGGGTTTCTCAAACTCACATGGCTAAGATGGCCCTTGCTGCTGTGAGGGATGGTAGTATCATCATTACTCCAGAATCATCTCAAGCAGAATACTTCCACTGGTTAGAAAACATTCAAGATTGGTGTATTTCTAGACAGCTATGGTGGGGTCACCGTTGTCCTGTGTACTTTGTTAATATTGAGGGCATGGAGCAGGACAGAAATGACGGATCCTACTGGGTGTCTGGTCGGACATTGCAAGAAGCCGAAAAGAAGGCCGCTAAAAAATTTGCAGGCCAAACCTACGTCTTGGAGCAAGACGAAGATGTGTTAGATACTTGGTTTTCTTCAGGGTTATGGCCATTTGCTACTTTAGGCTGGCCAAATAAGACCCCTGATTTGGAAAAATTCTATCCTTTCTCCATGTTGGAAACAGGTTGGGACATTCTATTCTTCTGGGTTTCTAGAATGATCTTGATGGGTCTTCAGTTAACCGGTAGCATTCCATTTAAGGAGGTTTTCTGTCATTCTCTAGTGCGTGATGCTCAAGGCCGTAAGATGTCCAAGTCATTGGGTAACGTTGTTGACCCATTGGATGTGATTAGCGGAATCAAATTAGACGATTTGCACGCCAAGTTATTGCTTGGTAATTTAGACCCAAGAGAGATAGCTAAGGCGAAGGCAGGTCAGAAAGAATCTTATCCAAACGGTATTCCACAATGTGGTACTGACGCCTTAAGATTTGCGTTGTGTGCATACACTACTGGTGGCCGTGACATCAACTTAGATATTCTACGTGTTGAAGGTTACAGAAAGTTCTGTAACAAGATCTACCAAGCTACTAAGTTTGCCTTAATGCGCCTAGGCGATGACTACGTCCCTCAAGCTACCGAAAAGCTTTCGGGTAATGAATCTTTGGTTGAAAAATGGATTTTACACAAATTGACCAAAGTTGCAAATACTGTCAACGTTGCATTTGAAAAGCGTGACTTCTTGACTGCTACCTCCAGCATCTACGACTTCTGGTATTTAGTTTGTGATGTCTACATTGAAAACTCTAAATACTTGATCCAAGAAGGTAGCGACATCGAAAAGGCATCTGCTAAGGACACTTTATATATTCTATTGGACAATGCTTTGAAGTTAATTCATCCATTCATGCCCTTTGTTACTGAAGAAATGTGGCAACGTTTACCAAAAAGAGCATCTGAAACTAGCCCAACTATCATCAAGGCTAAATACCCCGAGTTCCGTGAAGAACTCTCAAACACCCAAGCTGCCGCTGACTACGAATTGGTGTTGGAAGCTACAAAGGAAATTCGTTCACTATTGGCTCAATACAACATATTAAACAACGGTAAGGTTTTCATTGAAGTCATGGAC
Coding sequences:
- the CTR1 gene encoding high-affinity Cu transporter CTR1 (Syntenic homolog of Ashbya gossypii AAR030W; Syntenic homolog of Saccharomyces cerevisiae YPR124W (CTR1)), encoding MSTWGHVKHGGMDDSMGDDHSGSNMDSMAANSNHMMNTVFSTSYRGYPVLFSNLHASTRGEGFGIFLLIILLCLTYKAVIFLSWCLEVKWFKTIGADSQRRIVDDDQYKSSSSLNSTNKFTDDLEGARILPTLPTLMFDIFAPSWPELMQDLTRLVLTFISTMLIYATMLVAMTYVVLYFFAVVLGLALAESFFNRIKIVLVKRWELKREIRRRSNCPGGGNCEPGCGQATKTDARSSQDNRTAPLLRQEQKKSCCCDPVDPSEFEEDLIREANEAVKERELAGNMDVSLMPAEKFR
- the SPT6 gene encoding chromatin-remodeling histone chaperone SPT6 (Syntenic homolog of Ashbya gossypii AAR031W; Syntenic homolog of Saccharomyces cerevisiae YGR116W (SPT6)); amino-acid sequence: MSGEEIAAEKVREKPEIEDSIGGEGDVPSDEEEGDDVFDSSEEDDDLDDDEEEARKIKEGFIVSDDEEDVSSSRKKRKRKHKRRAQEDEDHGKLSEDDLDLLMENAGVKRSTRPTAEGGKGKFKRLKRVGTSNEGEVNEQRSTVKSGVNRLEDFFSEEEDEEELDDNEERSVRSTKKDVIDELDDFIEDDEFSDEDEETRQQRKKLKQQRSKQSVQITGLSSDKIDEMYEIFGDGHDYDWALAVENEEDLENVEELNEEEDSDDPAEQKKKKITLQDIYDLQDLKKNLMTEEDIVIRRSDIPERYQELRVGLQNYGHLTPDDQLLEQNWISDKIAVDKNFDPSYDLTEFKEAIGNAVKFISKENLEVSFIYAYRRNYISSRDKNGFILTEDDLWDIVFYDIEFHSIIYKRDYVKKFYEQLNVDDPIVNEYFNDEAMTELNSLQDIYNYLEFKYAHEINEALLADSTSGTKKHLKNSSYEKFKSSALYQVINDVGITAEQIGQNIAAETQIHPVTDHPNSKPAESITAVLESSGSDLQVFAKNHKLACDTVQKYYSLEIGNNPKVRQKVRTDFYKYYIVDVVLTTKGKKEIQRGSPYEDIKYAINRTPNQFRTAPDVFLRMLEAESLHLLNIKIHMSSQSQYCDHLFQTALETTNTSEIAIEWNSFRRSAFYRALDKIFNDISQEIKDELKKTTQKLVANSVRRRFMSRLDQAPFIPNPREPKIPRVLTVSYGQGRFGVDAVIAVLLNRKGDFVKDYKIVQNPFDRDNPQAFEAAFDNIIQEAQPNVIGINGTNPKTQKLFKKLQEVIQKKQLVDKKGHNIPVIFVEDEIATRYQASERAAQEFPNKPTLVKYCIALARYVHSPLLEYVNLSMEELQSLSIHPHQSLLPRHIFQRALETSFVDIVNLVGTEVNKANDNSYYASVLQYVAGFGKRKAMDFLGSLQRLNEPLLARQQLITHDILHMTIFMNSAGFLYISWNEKSQRYEDLEHDHLDSTRIHPEDYHLATKVAADALEYDPDAIREKEEQGTMSEFIELLREDPDRRSKLESLNLEAYAEELERTTGQRKLNNLNTIVLELLEGFEELRNDFHPLHGDEIFTTLTGETDKTFFKGSIIPVRIERFKHNDIICVSNSQVECIVNAQRHLGAQLKRAASEIYEVGKTYPAKVIFIDYENISAEVSLLDHDIKHQYIPVDYSKDPAIWNLKQELEDVEEEKKISMAEARAKRTHRVINHPYYFPFNVKQAEDYLRSKERGEFVIRQSSRGDDHLAITWKLDKDLFQHVDIQELNKENPLALGRTLIVDGNQFNDLDHIIVEYLQNKIKLLNEITSNEKFKRGTKREVIQFIEDYSKVNPNRSVYYLSFNYEHPGWFYLMFKINAQSKLYTWNVKLTHNGFSLADYNYPTVIQLCNGFKTLLKSSSKSRPQELNNGGYYGY
- the YLH47 gene encoding Ylh47p (Syntenic homolog of Ashbya gossypii AAR032W; Syntenic homolog of Saccharomyces cerevisiae YPR125W (YLH47)), whose amino-acid sequence is MHSIKFFSSRTVTRAARFNCAPAYYRGVIVGRRYYSKSEDGNKKNQLSTSENPLVPVSKDPKAAKPTLWSRVKHEAQHYWDGTKLLGLDVKISFKLVMKMAAGYELTRREKIQLKRTTTDMIRLIPFSAFVIVPFAELLLPIALKLFPNMLPSTYESKKDKQKKLDSLRKTRAVMSEIIKDSKPHLKTNTIDEGQRLVFTQFYKHVRETGEPESREQLVQVARLFTDDTVLDNLPRPQLVALAKYINLQPFGTDVMLRYRIRYKMLELKKDDFAIYYEGVDSLDPNELRLACASRGIRNVNVNDSVLRENLNNWLNLRLKDKIPSSLLIMTTAYTYGDISSTKSLYDALCDVLSGIPDELYHEVKVNVVEEANATHKSKMAQLKEQEEIMKEEEQQEKDAVVKVKDELSLDELDEKAAQVTKVAEKTK
- the VAS1 gene encoding valine--tRNA ligase (Syntenic homolog of Ashbya gossypii AAR034W; Syntenic homolog of Saccharomyces cerevisiae YGR094W (VAS1)), encoding MFKSFSLPSSFKLLQRQVLFPRCYKSSLSTVKSSILAMSSEEQKLPKVDPSTGEIIINPLKEDGSPKSSKEIEKEKKKAEKLLKFAAKQAKKAENQANQQKNQSKKEKKKKETEVIPEFIDKTVPGEKKILVSLEDPALKAYNPANVESSWYEWWNKSGYFEPEFTAEGDVKPEGVFCIPAPPPNVTGALHIGHALTIAIQDSLIRYNRMKGKTVLFLPGFDHAGIATQSVVEKQLWAKERKTRHDFTREDFLKKVWDWKELYHQKIKSQIKKLGASYDWSHEAFTLDPKYSEAVTEAFVRLHEDGIIYRASRLVNWSVALNTAISNLEVENKEVKGRTLISVPGYEDKVEFGVLTSFAYPVIDSDEKLIVATTRPETIFGDTAVAIHPDDPRYTHLHGKFVQHPFLPRKIPIVCDSEAVDMSFGTGAVKITPGHDQNDYNTGKRHNLEIINILTENGLLNEECGPEWEGMKRFDARKLVIEKLKEAGLYIDQKDNEMVIPTCSRSGDIIEPYLKPQWWVSQTHMAKMALAAVRDGSIIITPESSQAEYFHWLENIQDWCISRQLWWGHRCPVYFVNIEGMEQDRNDGSYWVSGRTLQEAEKKAAKKFAGQTYVLEQDEDVLDTWFSSGLWPFATLGWPNKTPDLEKFYPFSMLETGWDILFFWVSRMILMGLQLTGSIPFKEVFCHSLVRDAQGRKMSKSLGNVVDPLDVISGIKLDDLHAKLLLGNLDPREIAKAKAGQKESYPNGIPQCGTDALRFALCAYTTGGRDINLDILRVEGYRKFCNKIYQATKFALMRLGDDYVPQATEKLSGNESLVEKWILHKLTKVANTVNVAFEKRDFLTATSSIYDFWYLVCDVYIENSKYLIQEGSDIEKASAKDTLYILLDNALKLIHPFMPFVTEEMWQRLPKRASETSPTIIKAKYPEFREELSNTQAAADYELVLEATKEIRSLLAQYNILNNGKVFIEVMDNQKLFESMSSQNASIVSLIKAIDEVNVVQNANRIPEGCVLNSVTPEINVHVLVKGQVDIDAELEKVSSKLEKAEKTKSSIEKLISSKDYEAKANEHAKKANNYRLESTIAEIETLQATIANLEKLKL